In one window of Macrobrachium rosenbergii isolate ZJJX-2024 chromosome 11, ASM4041242v1, whole genome shotgun sequence DNA:
- the LOC136843244 gene encoding patched-related protein 18-like → MRLESILCLQYIKSMKSKTFFPKPAGGGGGGGVGGGKGEERPGGRGEEACPRIGEEKSNNTKERSTNCLFKASMHVVSLVEKGCGNWGAQVSSHPVKVSCICLLLVSLFSVGLFKINQELRPYRLWISHQSEFAKVNEWKTENFPNEYRQHVALWEAENILTASAIQQIWKLHRKILDISVTVKGETFKWDDICTRVPSLLSNENTSQESQTSDYDYTDKLNITWSPLNWTSYDWLEITNTTDMWNDYDYGEQWANESPTNIYLSAEEAQMVEAVSQNTIQTVQEDYSLILPRTDYCDLLESKPSICYETSLLEIWGYNNDAIIKLTDEKVVKDVNEAFMSNVFGYPTKFDKYLGGIQRGQNNTIIAARATMHTWITKIQKNKTNVVDLGTGDIVDEGGMAWEMALVEEARSFVAPGMRLHIHAAHSFGKVSAETIKNDIKWVVCGWMVLVIYVLVTLGCPGPAIVGLVCIAAAVAATFGLCSIIGVPYGPINSVLPVLLIALGVDDMYVIVASWKAAGNKDSLKSKARDALRHAGVAVTVTSLTDAVAFLIGATTQVPALCWFCIYAAIGVFIVYCLQCTVFVAALAINQKYQDSKKPNCYKLPRITNWSVSGAMKGYATCLVKTPAQVAIIIVATLMLGVGAWGAISLRQEFSPIWFLPRSSYLYNWFTFMNSHFPNDGEPGSVYFSNVSLPDEMPALRKLAASLRDSPYITQVNAWFNIFDVYMLEYRKYIQVNLTSETMHDVLSLFLNSKSGAQFKNHFLFDGDLHCNEPAPQFKAFKIDFTYARLKQRSDQQAAMNSIRKIVAAANISEYHAVWAHVYSQWETDSTLAAELWRNLSVVVVVVATMTLLLLAAFRAAFLVLLSVLATLLDVMALMHICGLTIDTVSCIALVLAIGICVDYSAHVAHAFLTVTGSKKERVLDTIAQVGPAVLHGGTSTLVAFLLLAPADSHLFLSFFQIFTSVSAFGLFHGLVLLPVLLSLIGPEPYPHHLEQCPSLMNVTTKIDKDPKETCYNKTPADESLKLQNTKNDHTQRNSIDKKTIAKDVQRLGALNHKRSKSSSRTMDPEHQSAAITESEKSLQNSKQVAKRLTM, encoded by the exons ATCGACAAACTGCCTGTTCAAAGCAAGCATGCATGTCGTAAGCCTGGTTGAAAAGGGTTGTGGAAACTGGGGAGCACAAGTATCCTCTCATCCAGTGAAGGTATCCTGCATCTGCCTCCTCCTGGTCTCACTCTTCTCTGTTGGGCTGTTCAAGATCAACCAAGAATTACGTCCATATAGGTTATGGATCTCTCACCAATCTGAATTTGCAAAG GTAAACGAATGGAAAACTGAGAACTTCCCAAATGAGTATCGTCAGCATGTTGCTCTGTGGGAGGCAGAGAATATCCTAACAGCAAGCGCAATCCAACAAATATGGAAGCTTCACAGGAAAATATTGGACATATCAGTCACAGTGAAGGGAGAAACATTCAAGTGGGATGATATATGTACTCGTGTGCCATCTTTACTTAGTAATGAAAATACTTCTCAGGAATCCCAAACAAGTGATTATGATTATACAGACAAGTTAAATATTACTTGGTCACCCTTAAACTGGACCAGTTATGACTGGCTTGAAATTACAAACACAACAGACATGTGGAATGACTATGATTATGGAGAACAATGGGCGAATGAATCCCCAACCAACATTTACTTGTCTGCAGAGGAAGCACAGATGGTGGAAGCTGTATctcaaaatacaatacaaaccgTGCAAGAGGATTACAGCCTAATCCTACCAAGAACTGATTACTGTGACCTGCTTGAATCAAAGCCAAGTATCTGCTATGAGACAAGCCTTTTGGAAATTTGGGGTTATAACAATGATGCCATCATTAAGCTCACAGACGAAAAAGTTGTGAAGGACGTCAACGAAGCTTTTATGAGCAATGTCTTTGGCTATCCAACCAAGTTTGATAAATACCTTGGGGGTATCCAGCGGGGTCAGAATAACACCATCATAGCAGCCAGAGCGACAATGCATACTTGGataaccaaaatacaaaaaaacaagacaaatgtAGTAGACCTTGGAACTGGAGATATTGTGGATGAGGGAGGGATGGCCTGGGAAATGGCACTTGTAGAAGAGGCAAGGTCATTTGTGGCACCAGGTATGAGATTACATATCCATGCTGCTCACAGCTTTGGAAAAGTCAGTGCTGAAActataaaaaatgatataaagtGGGTAGTGTGTGGATGGATGGTGCTAGTAATCTATGTACTAGTTACTCTTGGCTGTCCTGGGCCTGCCATTGTGGGCCTTGTATGTATTGCTGCAGCTGTTGCAGCAACTTTTGGTTTGTGCTCAATTATTGGGGTACCATATGGTCCAATCAACTCAGTACTGCCTGTATTACTCATAGCCCTTGGAGTTGATGATATGTATGTTATAGTTGCATCCTGGAAAGCTGCTGGTAACAAAGACTCCTTAAAATCAAAAGCAAGAGATGCACTAAGGCATGCAGGTGTAGCTGTTACTGTCACATCATTAACAGATGCTGTGGCCTTCTTGATTGGAGCAACTACACAGGTTCCTGCTCTTTGCTGGTTTTGTATCTATGCTGCCATTGGGGTGTTTATTGTTTACTGTTTgcagtgtactgtatttgtagCAGCACTTGCCATTAACCAAAAATACCAAGATTCTAAGAAACCTAACTGTTACAAACTCCCAAGAATTACAAACTGGTCAGTTTCTGGGGCAATGAAAGGGTATGCCACATGTTTAGTAAAAACCCCAGCACAAGTGGCAATAATAATAGTAGCCACCCTTATGTTAGGAGTGGGTGCGTGGGGTGCAATAAGCCTTCGCCAAGAATTTAGTCCTATTTGGTTTTTACCAAGATCCTCTTATTTGTACAATTGGTTTACATTCATGAATTCCCATTTCCCAAATGATGGTGAGCCGGGAAGTGTGTATTTCTCAAATGTCTCACTACCAGATGAAATGCCAGCATTACGGAAATTAGCAGCATCCCTAAGGGACTCACCCTACATTACTCAAGTTAATGCATGGTTTAACATTTTTGATGTTTACATGCTAGAATATAGGAAGTACATCCAGGTTAATTTGACATCTGAAACAATGCATGATGTCCTCAGCCTCTTTTTAAATTCTAAGAGTGGTGCACAATTCAAGAATCATTTTCTGTTTGATGGAGACTTACACTGCAATGAGCCTGCTCCTCAATTTAAAGCTTTCAAAATTGACTTTACATATGCTAGACTAAAGCAAAGATCAGACCAACAAGCAGCAATGAACAGTATTAGAAAAATTGTGGCTGCTGCAAATATATCTGAGTATCATGCAGTATGGGCACATGTATACAGTCAGTGGGAAACAGACTCAACATTAGCAGCTGAACTCTGGCGGAATTTGagtgtagtagtagttgttgttgcaACCATGACTCTCCTCCTACTGGCAGCATTTCGAGCTGCATTTCTAGTCTTGCTAAGTGTACTTGCCACACTTTTGGATGTGATGGCACTCATGCATATCTGTGGTCTTACTATTGATACAGTCAGCTGCATAGCTTTAGTATTAGCAATAGGAATTTGTGTTGATTATTCAGCTCATGTAGCCCATGCTTTCCTCACTGTGACAGGAAGCAAGAAAGAACGTGTTCTAGATACCATTGCACAAGTAGGACCTGCAGTATTACATGGAGGCACTTCAACACTTGttgccttcctcctccttgcACCTGCTGATTCACAtctgtttttgtctttcttccaaATCTTTACAAGTGTGTCAGCTTTTGGCCTCTTCCATGGGCTTGTTCTTTTGCCGGTTCTGTTGTCACTCATAGGTCCTGAGCCATACCCCCACCACCTTGAGCAATGCCCTTCCTTGATGAATGTTACAACAAAAATAGACAAGGACCCAAAAGAGACATGCTACAATAAAACTCCAGCTGATGAATCtttgaaattacaaaatacaaaaaatgatcaTACACAAAGAAATAGCATCGATAAAAAAACAATAGCCAAAGATGTACAAAGGCTTGGAGCACTAAACCACAAAAGGTCAAAGAGCTCCTCCAGAACAATGGACCCTGAGCACCAGTCTGCAGCAATAACAGAATCGGAAAAGTCTTTGCAAAATAGTAAACAAGTAGCAAAAAGGTTAACTATGTGA